GAGGCCATTTCGGCCAGTATGGCGGCGTGTTCGTCGCTGAGACGTTGGTTCATGCGCTTGATGAACTTCGCGCGGCCTACGAAAAATACCAGCAGGATGACGACTTTATCGCTGAATATCAGCGTGAGTTGAAGCATTTTGTTGGTCGTCCTTCCCCGATTTACCACGCCCAGCGCTGGAGCGAACTGCTCGGCGGCGCGCAGGTGTTCCTGAAACGCGAAGACCTGAATCACACGGGCGCCCACAAGGTGAATAACGTGATTGGCCAGGCGCTGCTGGCGAAGCGCATGGGCAAGCCACGCGTGATCGCGGAAACCGGCGCAGGCCAGCACGGCGTGGCCACGGCGACGATCGCCGCGCGCTTCGGCATGGAATGCGTGGTCTACATGGGCTCGGAAGACGTGCGTCGTCAGGCTGCGAACGTGTACCGGATGAAACTGCTCGGCGCGACCGTCGTGCCCGTCGAATCGGGCTCGCGCACGCTGAAGGATGCGCTCAACGAAGCGATGCGCGACTGGGTCACGAACGTCGAAAACACCTTCTACATCATCGGCACGGTGGCGGGTCCTCATCCGTATCCGATGATGGTCCGTGATTTTCAGCGCGTGATCGGCGATGAATGCAAGGTGCAGATGCCCGAACTCGTCGGCCGTCAGCCGGATGCGGTGATTGCATGCGTCGGCGGCGGATCGAATGCGATGGGTATCTTTTATCCGTACATCGATGATCAATCGGTGCAGTTGATCGGCGTTGAGGCGGCGGGCGATGGGATCGATACGGGACGTCACGCGGCATCGCTGATCGCCGGTAGCCCGGGCGTGCTGCACGGCAACCGCACCTATCTGCTGCAGGATGAAAACGGTCAGATCATCGAGACGCATTCAGTGTCCGCTGGTCTCGACTACCCCGGCGTCGGGCCTGAGCACGCGTGGCTCAGGGACAGCGGCCGCGCGCAATACGTCGGAATCACCGACGATGAGGCGCTGAAGGCGTTTCACGACTGCTGCCGGATCGAGGGCATCATTCCAGCGCTGGAATCGAGTCATGCGCTCGCTTATGCGGCGAAACTCGCGCCGACGTTGCCGAAGGACAAGTACCTTCTGGTCAATCTGTCGGGTCGTGGCGACAAGGACATGCATACGGTCGCTGAGCGATCGGGCATCAAGTTCTGAGCGCCCCGACGATGCGCGACGAGTTCAACGAGCCGGAACCAATCATCGAAGACGCAGAGGCGGCTACAGCCGTCGAGGCTCCGGCGTTGCCCTCGGCGCCCCTGGGAGATTCACTGCCAAGGGTGCCGGGTGGCATCGAGTTGTTGAACCGCGATTTTTTGACCGATGCAATGAACCTGCCGGATGGATCGATCGACCTGATCGTCGCCGATCCGCCTTATGGGCTTGGCAAGGACTATGGCAACGACTCGGACATGCGTTCGGGCGAGAATTTTCTCGCCTGGACGCGGCACTGGCTCGATCTGGCGATTCCGAAGCTGAAGCCGTCAGGTTCGCTGTACATTTTCTGCACCTGGCAATACGCGCCGGAAATCTTCTGTTTCCTGAAGTCGAGGCTCACGATGGTCAACGAGATCATCTGGGACCGGCGCGTGCCGAGCATGGGGGGCACGACCCGCCGCTTTACGTCGGTGCACGACAACATCGGTTTTTTCGCGGTATCGAAGGATTATTACTTCGATCTCGATCCCGTCCGCATCCCGTACGATGCCGTCACGAAGAAGGCGCGTTCGCGCAAGTTGTTCGAAGGCAGCAAGTGGCTCGAGCTTGGCTATAATCCGAAGGATGTCTGGTCGGTATCACGGCTGCATCGGCAACATGCCGAGCGAGTGGATCATCCGACCCAGAAGCCTCTGGAAATCGTCGAGCGTATGGTGCTCGCGAGTTGTCCACCGGGCGGGCGCGTGCTCGACCCGTTTATGGGCAGCGGCACCACAGCAGTCGCCTGCGCCCGTCAGCGGCGCGAATTTGTCGGCTATGAGATCAATGAAAGTTACTGCGCAATAGCGCGCGAACGCGTCAGTGCGGCCGCGCCGGCATCGCTAGCGGCTCCGGCCGAAACCGCTTGAGCCGCCACGGTCCGCATATAGCGATCGCGCAGTTAAACGATTCCCGAGAAAATTCCATGTCCCGTATCAAGAACACATTTGCGGCACTGGCCGCGCAGGGCAAGAAAGGCCTGATCCCGTTCATGACGGCAGGCGATCCCGATCCGGCCCGCACGGTCGAATTCATGCACGCGCTGGCCGCCGGCGGCGCGGACGTCATCGAACTTGGCGTGCCGTTTTCCGACCCGATGGCCGACGGCCCGGTGATCCAGGCGTCATCGGAACGTGCCCTGGCGCGCGGCGTGTCGCTGCGTCACGTGCTGGCGGATGTGAAGCGCTTTCGCGAACGCGACGACAAGACGCCCGTCGTGCTGATGGGTTACGCGAATCCGATCGAGCGGATGGGCGCGGATGCGTTCGCCGCCGCGGCAAAGGATGCTGGGGTCGACGGCGTGCTGGTGGTCGATTATCCGCCCGAAGAGTCTGGTATCTTCGCCGAAAAAATGCGCTCCGCCGGCATCGATCCGATCTTCCTGCTGGCGCCGACATCGACTGACGACCGCATTGCGGAAGTCGGCAAGATCGCGAGCGGCTACGTCTACTACGTATCGCTCAAGGGGGTCACCGGAGCGGCAAATCTGGACGTTGCCAGCATCGCGGGTAAAATCCCGGCCATCAAGTCGCGCGTTCCCCTGCCGGTCGGCGTTGGTTTTGGCATCCGGGACGCCCAGACGGCGCGCTCCGTGGCCGAGGTCTCTGATGCCGTTGTGATTGGCAGCCGTATTGTGCAGTTGCTGGAACAGGCCGCGCCCAAGGCTGCAGCCGACACCCTGACGCGTTTCATCGCGGAAGTGCGTCAGGCGGTGGACAGCGTGAGCACGGCCGCGCGATAACACTCACTTTTGTCGTCTTTCGTGTGGCGGCGGGCAGGTCCCGCCGCTCTGCGCATAGAAGAAGACCCTTGAAGGAAAGAACATGAGCTGGCTCGACAAACTGCTGCCGCCGAAAATCAAGCAAACCGATCCGAAAAACCGCAAGGGCATTCCAGAAGGTCTCTGGATCAAATGCCCTTCGTGCGAAGCGGTGCTGTACCGCAACGACGTCGAAGCCAATCTGCATGTTTGCCCGAAGTGCGACCACCACATGCGGATCGGCGCGCGCGAGCGGCTCGACGGCCTGCTGGATCCGGAAGGCCGCTATGAAATCGGCCAGGAGATCCTGCCGGTCGACGCGCTCAAGTTCAAGGACAGCCGCAAGTATCCGGACCGCCTGAAAGAGGCGATGGAAGACACCGACGAAACCGACGCGATGGTCGTCATGGGTGGCGCAATTCACACGCTGCCGGTGGTGGTGGCGTGCTTCGAGTTCTCGTTCATGGGCGGCTCGATGGGTTCGGTGGTCGGCGAGCGTTTCGTGCGCGGCGCGCAGAACGCGCTCGAGCAGCAGGTGCCGTTCATCTGCTTTACCGCATCGGGCGGCGCCCGGATGCAGGAAAGCTTGCTGTCGCTGATGCAGATGGCAAAGACCACGGCGATGCTCACGAAGCTTGCGGAAGCGAAGCTGCCGTTCATCTCCGTATTGACCGATCCGACGATGGGCGGTGTGTCGGCGAGCTTTGCATTCCTCGGTGACGTCGTAATCGCCGAGCCGAAGGCACTGATTGGCTTCGCCGGTCCGCGTGTGATCGAGCAGACCGTCCGCGAAAAGCTGCCGGAAGGCTTCCAGCGCGCCGAATTCCTGCTGACGAAGGGCGCGATTGACATGATCGTCGACCGTCGCAAGCTGCGCGAGGAACTCGCTCAACTGATGGCGCTGATGACCCGCCTGCCTGCCGACGCAGTGGCCTAAGGCGTAGACCTGCCACTGGGCACGCCGTCGTGCGATAGAGCGACGTCGCGATAAGCCGTACCAAAACGCGCGCTGCGAGAGCAATCAAGCGGCGCGCTGTCGTTTCCGGGATAATGTCGGCCTTGCTGTTTAATTGTCCCCGTCCGCTTCATCCGATGACCTCATTCCCGACCCTCGACGCGTGGCTCACGCACCTTGAATCCGCGCATCCTGTCGGCATCGACATGGGTTTGTCCCGTATCAGCAAGGTGCGCGATGCGTTGCAGCTGTCGTTTGACTGCCCGGTCATCACGGTCGGTGGCACGAACGGCAAGGGGTCGACGTGTGCCGTCCTCGAGACGATCCTGCTGCGCGCCGGATACACGGTTGGCTGCCATACGTCGCCGCATCTGCTATCGTTCAACGAGCGGGCCCGGGTGAACGGCCAGAATGCGACCGACGCAGAGCTCCTGCAGCACTTCGACGCCGTCGAAAAGGCCCGTCTGAGCTTGCCGGAGCCAGTCTCACTGACGTACTTCGAATTCACGACGCTCGCGATCATGCATCTGTTTGCGTCGCGTGGGCTGGACGTGGTGATCTTTGAAGTCGGCCTTGGCGGCCGGCTGGACGCGGTCAATATCATCGATACCGACTGCGCGATCATCACGAGCATCGACATCGATCACACCGAATACCTGGGCGATACGCGCGAAAAAATCGCCTTCGAAAAGGCCGGCATCTTCCGGCCGGGCAAGCCGGCCATCTGCGCCGACCCCATGCCGCCGCAGACGCTGATCGATCACGCGTCAAGCATCGGCGCCGATCTATGGCTGGTTGGCCGCGATTTCCGCTATGAAGCCCAGGCGGGCAGCGAGCGGCAGCAGTGGAATTACGTCGGCCGCACGATGCGGCGCTCGGCGCTCGCCTATCCGGCGTTGCGTGGCGCCAATCAGCTGATCAATACATCGGCGGCTCTTGCCGGCCTGGAAGCTCTGCGCGACCGACTGCCGGTGTCCGCGCAGGACATCCGCCTCGGCCTCGCGAACGTCGAATTGCCGGGCCGGTTTCAGGTGCTGCCGGGCAAGCCTTCAATCGTCCTTGATGTCGGGCACAATCCACACGCGGCGGCGGTACTCGCGCAGAATTTGGGCAACATGGGCTTCTTTCCGTACACGTACGCCGTGTTCGGTTCGATGCGCGACAAGGATATCGCGGGCGTGCTGGCGCATCTGAAGGGCGAGATCGATCACTGGTGCGTGACGGATCTGCCGACGCCGCGCGGCGCACCCGCTGCGGATCTGGAAGCCGCCCTGCGCGAAGCGGGCGTAACGGATGGTCCGGATAGCAGCATAAATCGCTTCGATTCGCCCGCTGAAGCCTTCGAAGACGCGTTAAAACGCGCGTCCGACAATGATAGAATCGTGGTCTTCGGAAGTTTCTATACGGTAGCGGGTGTCATGGCCTACCGTAAAACGCAGCAACACTGAACGCGCGCAGCCTCGAACCAGGCCATTCATGGGACTTTTCTCGTTCGGCAAGAAAGACGACGCGCCTACCCGGCGCGGTGCAAACTCCAGTGCCAGCAGGGCCACCCGCGGCGAGCGGGTGGAGCGGCGAACCCGCCGCACGGAGCGGGCCGGCGACGCCGATGCGATGCTGCTCGACCCCTCGCTGCCCGAAAAGCAGCGGGCGCGGCGCAGGCTGGTCGGCGCGATTGCGCTGGTGGTAGCCGCAGTGGTCGTGCTGCCGATGGTGCTCGATTCGCACCCGAAGCCCGTCACCGACGACATCTCAATCGACATTCCGAGTCGCCCTGCCCCGAAGGTGAGCGCAACCAGCGAAGATTCTCAGGCAGGCGTCGCGCCTGACAACCCGACCGCTGCGACGGCAATGGTGGCATCGGGCCTTGCGCCAGCGGCACCGAAAACGGACACGGCTGTGAAGGTGCCGGCTGTATCAGCAACAACGCAAACCGCGAACGTTGCGCCAGCGTCCGCCGCGAAGTTGACGAAACCCCAGACGCCGTCCCAGACACCCGCGGCCCAGCCGACGGTTCAGACTCAGGCGAAACAGCCTGCGAAATCAACGCAAGCCGCTGACACTGCAACCCAGGGCGCGGCAGCCGCCGAAGCCGATTCCGGAACGCCGGCCGCGCCGGCAGGCAGCCGCTATGCCGTGCAACTCGGCTCGTTTTCGGATGACGTCAGCGCACGCAACTGGGCGACGAAGTTGAAAGCGGCCGGAGTGCCCGCATATACCGAACGTCGGAAGCAAGCCGACGGTTCGATGCACACGCTGTTGCGCGCTGGACCGTTCGCAGACCGTGCGGCGGCTTCGGCGGCGATTGCGAAGGTTCGTGAAGCGGGCCTGACGTCAGGCCCGAACAACGGTGCTGCACAGTAAATCGCCAATGTTCACCGCCTTCGACTACGCTGTAATGGCGGTGATCGGCCTGTCGGCGCTGCGCGGAACGTGGCGCGGATTTTTGTCCGAAATATTCGGACTGATTGGCTGGATAGCTGCTTTTGTGATTGCGTGCCGGTTCGTCGGTTACGTCGTGCCCTATATCCCGGCGACGTGGCCCGGTGAGGCGTTGACCCAGTGGCTGGTCGCGTTCGCATTGATCGTCATCGGCGTGGTGCTGGTGGCCGGGGTGGCGAACGCGCTGCTGAGCCGACTGGTGCAGGCGACGGGTCTGAGCGGCGTCGACCGCTCGCTGGGTTTGATGTTCGGCCTCGTGCGCGGGGTCGTACTGGTGTTGGTTCTGGTCGCGCTCGCGGGACTGACCGAACTGCCCCAGCAGGAATTCTGGCGACACGCCTTGCTCCGGCCCTACGCCGAGAAGGGTGTACAGGAACTGAAACCGCTGCTTCCCGAGACACTCGCTGCTTACGTCCGTGTGTGACGATCAGGCGGGAGCCGAAGGAAGTGCGCAGCACTCCGGCGCAATCCGGCTGCTTCCCCAGCACCGGCCGCCGCCGTTACGAATTTTGTACCTTTGAAGGACATGCCATGTGCGGCATCGTAGGCGTAGTTTCTCAATCCCCGGTCAACCAGCTGATCTATGACAGCCTGCTGCTTCTGCAGCATCGCGGTCAGGACGCCGCCGGCATCGCGACAGCGAACGGCAGCAACTTCCACATGCACAAGGCCAACGGCATGGTGCGCGACGTGTTCCGCACGCGCAACATGCGTAGCCTGCCAGGCACTTCCGGCATCGGCCAGGTGCGCTACCCGACCGCCGGTTCCGCGTCGAGCGAAGAAGAGGCCCAGCCGTTCTACGTGAACGCGCCGTTCGGCATCATCCTCGCTCACAACGGCAACCTGACCAACTGGCAGCAACTGAAAGATGAGATGTTCCGCATCGATCGGCGCCACATCAACACCAATTCCGACACCGAAGTGAT
The DNA window shown above is from Paraburkholderia sp. BL10I2N1 and carries:
- the trpB gene encoding tryptophan synthase subunit beta; its protein translation is MYNLPDERGHFGQYGGVFVAETLVHALDELRAAYEKYQQDDDFIAEYQRELKHFVGRPSPIYHAQRWSELLGGAQVFLKREDLNHTGAHKVNNVIGQALLAKRMGKPRVIAETGAGQHGVATATIAARFGMECVVYMGSEDVRRQAANVYRMKLLGATVVPVESGSRTLKDALNEAMRDWVTNVENTFYIIGTVAGPHPYPMMVRDFQRVIGDECKVQMPELVGRQPDAVIACVGGGSNAMGIFYPYIDDQSVQLIGVEAAGDGIDTGRHAASLIAGSPGVLHGNRTYLLQDENGQIIETHSVSAGLDYPGVGPEHAWLRDSGRAQYVGITDDEALKAFHDCCRIEGIIPALESSHALAYAAKLAPTLPKDKYLLVNLSGRGDKDMHTVAERSGIKF
- a CDS encoding site-specific DNA-methyltransferase, which encodes MRDEFNEPEPIIEDAEAATAVEAPALPSAPLGDSLPRVPGGIELLNRDFLTDAMNLPDGSIDLIVADPPYGLGKDYGNDSDMRSGENFLAWTRHWLDLAIPKLKPSGSLYIFCTWQYAPEIFCFLKSRLTMVNEIIWDRRVPSMGGTTRRFTSVHDNIGFFAVSKDYYFDLDPVRIPYDAVTKKARSRKLFEGSKWLELGYNPKDVWSVSRLHRQHAERVDHPTQKPLEIVERMVLASCPPGGRVLDPFMGSGTTAVACARQRREFVGYEINESYCAIARERVSAAAPASLAAPAETA
- the trpA gene encoding tryptophan synthase subunit alpha, with translation MSRIKNTFAALAAQGKKGLIPFMTAGDPDPARTVEFMHALAAGGADVIELGVPFSDPMADGPVIQASSERALARGVSLRHVLADVKRFRERDDKTPVVLMGYANPIERMGADAFAAAAKDAGVDGVLVVDYPPEESGIFAEKMRSAGIDPIFLLAPTSTDDRIAEVGKIASGYVYYVSLKGVTGAANLDVASIAGKIPAIKSRVPLPVGVGFGIRDAQTARSVAEVSDAVVIGSRIVQLLEQAAPKAAADTLTRFIAEVRQAVDSVSTAAR
- the accD gene encoding acetyl-CoA carboxylase, carboxyltransferase subunit beta — its product is MSWLDKLLPPKIKQTDPKNRKGIPEGLWIKCPSCEAVLYRNDVEANLHVCPKCDHHMRIGARERLDGLLDPEGRYEIGQEILPVDALKFKDSRKYPDRLKEAMEDTDETDAMVVMGGAIHTLPVVVACFEFSFMGGSMGSVVGERFVRGAQNALEQQVPFICFTASGGARMQESLLSLMQMAKTTAMLTKLAEAKLPFISVLTDPTMGGVSASFAFLGDVVIAEPKALIGFAGPRVIEQTVREKLPEGFQRAEFLLTKGAIDMIVDRRKLREELAQLMALMTRLPADAVA
- the folC gene encoding bifunctional tetrahydrofolate synthase/dihydrofolate synthase; amino-acid sequence: MTSFPTLDAWLTHLESAHPVGIDMGLSRISKVRDALQLSFDCPVITVGGTNGKGSTCAVLETILLRAGYTVGCHTSPHLLSFNERARVNGQNATDAELLQHFDAVEKARLSLPEPVSLTYFEFTTLAIMHLFASRGLDVVIFEVGLGGRLDAVNIIDTDCAIITSIDIDHTEYLGDTREKIAFEKAGIFRPGKPAICADPMPPQTLIDHASSIGADLWLVGRDFRYEAQAGSERQQWNYVGRTMRRSALAYPALRGANQLINTSAALAGLEALRDRLPVSAQDIRLGLANVELPGRFQVLPGKPSIVLDVGHNPHAAAVLAQNLGNMGFFPYTYAVFGSMRDKDIAGVLAHLKGEIDHWCVTDLPTPRGAPAADLEAALREAGVTDGPDSSINRFDSPAEAFEDALKRASDNDRIVVFGSFYTVAGVMAYRKTQQH
- a CDS encoding SPOR domain-containing protein; translation: MGLFSFGKKDDAPTRRGANSSASRATRGERVERRTRRTERAGDADAMLLDPSLPEKQRARRRLVGAIALVVAAVVVLPMVLDSHPKPVTDDISIDIPSRPAPKVSATSEDSQAGVAPDNPTAATAMVASGLAPAAPKTDTAVKVPAVSATTQTANVAPASAAKLTKPQTPSQTPAAQPTVQTQAKQPAKSTQAADTATQGAAAAEADSGTPAAPAGSRYAVQLGSFSDDVSARNWATKLKAAGVPAYTERRKQADGSMHTLLRAGPFADRAAASAAIAKVREAGLTSGPNNGAAQ
- a CDS encoding CvpA family protein, which gives rise to MFTAFDYAVMAVIGLSALRGTWRGFLSEIFGLIGWIAAFVIACRFVGYVVPYIPATWPGEALTQWLVAFALIVIGVVLVAGVANALLSRLVQATGLSGVDRSLGLMFGLVRGVVLVLVLVALAGLTELPQQEFWRHALLRPYAEKGVQELKPLLPETLAAYVRV